The Cloeon dipterum chromosome X, ieCloDipt1.1, whole genome shotgun sequence genome includes a window with the following:
- the LOC135946969 gene encoding uncharacterized protein LOC135946969 has protein sequence MFNLCSATWLALFAMKHVPDSSEIVNSLESLSKLAPSYFLYVVCRIGWLSLPLSISILDLTLLTLYFYLVNHLLAWQDHLIHVVENMHIRNRRCVVQRRWLSDIDQDVFDIKYIVETHKYTISFADELGHIISPIIVWAYIRVIVLTSNLMTAVFSHISQPLRLLLPFHQFLAYFVSLIFCCYYGSMVCIKNDQLTKCLQYNMAYPRPPRDRKHPDWRSVEVLTARANLGMCIKVKWIFFTSKFDTDTLKRVFGYGLVIFELLRYIIPLNSKIQLV, from the exons ATGTTCAACTTGTGTTCCGCCACATGGTTAGCCCTATTCGCCATGAAACATGTGCCAGACTCTAGTGAAATAGTTAACAGCTTGGAAAGTTTAAGTAAACTAGCGCCGTCCTATTTTCTGTACGTGGTGTGCAGGATTGGCTGGCTTTCATTGCCGCTCTCAATTTCAATTCTCGACTTGACTCTTTTAACTCTATACTTCTACCTGGTGAATCATTTGTTAGCTTGGCAAGACCACTTGATACACGTAGTCGAGAACATGCACATCAGGAATAGGAGATGTGTTGTTCAGCGCCGATGGCTCAGTGACATTGATCAAGAC GTGTTTGATATCAAGTATATTGTTGAAACTCACAAGTACACCATTAG cTTTGCTGACGAGCTGGGACACATTATCAGTCCCATCATAGTCTGGGCGTACATACGGGTCATTGTGCTGACCTCAAACTTGATGACTGCAGTTTTTTCACAC ATATCCCAACCTCTACGATTGCTGCTGCCGTTTCATCAATTCTTAGCCTACTTTGTCTCtctcattttttgctgttaTTATGGCAGCATGGTTTGTATCAAG AATGATCAACTCACGAAATGTCTGCAATACAATATGGCATATCCGCGACCGCCGAGAGATAGAAAACATCCTGACTGGAGAAGCGTTGAAGTGTTGACCGCCAGAGCAAATTTAGGAATGTGCATTAAAGTCAAATGGATTTTCTTCACTTCTAAATTTGATACTGACACGCTAAAAAGG GTATTTGGCTATGGGCTGGTTATTTTTGAGCTTCTTCGCTACATAATTCCGTTAAACTCAAAAATCCAGCTTGTTTAG